GGCGGCAGAGGTCACGAGGTCGTCCTTGTAGGTAATCTCGTTGGGCGCGTGCGCCTGGCTCTCGGCGCCAGGACCAAAGCCCACGCAGGGGATGCCGTAGCGACCCTGGATGGCGACGCAGTTAGTCGAGAAGGTCCACTTGTCCACGAGGGGACGGTTGCGCAGGTCCATGGAGGCCTCGCAGCCGATGCGCTTGTCGCCGAAGAGGGCCTTGTGGGCGTCGACGAGGGCCTTGACGTGCGGCGCGCTCTCCTTGTTGATCCAGGTCGGGAAGTAGCACTCGGTCTCGTAGACCTCACCGGTCCAAGCTGGACGGTCGTACATGTACATGGTGACCTTGACGTCGTCACCGTACTTCTTGACGGCCGGAAGGTTCTTGACCTCCTCGAGGCAGCCCTCCCAGGTCTCGCCGGCGGTCATGCGGCGGTCGATGGAGATGGCGCAGGAGTCGGCCACGGCACAGCGGCTCGGGCTCGTGTAGAAGATCTGCGAGACGGTGCAGCTGCCGCGACCGAGGAAGCGAGCGTCCTCGTAGTGGTCGGGGTTGAACTTGGGGTCGAGCATCTTGGCCAGGCCCTTGATCTGGGTCGACTCGGCATAGCCGTTGTTGTTGAGCTCACGCACGTCGTTGACGACGTCAGCCATCTTGTAGATGGCGTTGTCGCCGCGCTCAGGCGCGGAGCCGTGGCAGGACACGCCGCGGACGTCGACGCGGATCTCCATGCGGCCGCGGTGACCACGGTAGATGCCGCCGTCGGTGGGCTCGGTGGAGATGACGAACTCGGGGCGGATGCCGTCCTTGTTGACGATGTACTGCCAGCAGAGGCCGTCGCAGTCCTCCTCCATGACGTCGCCGGAGACCATGACCTTGTAGCCCTCGGGGATGAGGTCGAGGTCCTTCATCATCTTGGCGGCGTAGACGGAGGCGCACAGGCCGCCCTCCTGGTCGGAGCCACCGCGGCCGTAGATGAGGTCGTCGGTCTCGTAGCCCTCGTAGGGGTCATGCGTCCAGTTGTCGCGGTTGCCGATGCCCACGGTGTCGATGTGGCCGTCGAGGCACATGATCTTGTCGCCGGTGCCCATGAAGCCGATGACGTTGCCGAGGCCGTCGATCTGGACCTCATCGAAGTCGAGCTTCTCCATCTCCTGCTTGATGCGACGGATGACGCCCTCCTCCTCGGCGCTCTCGGACGGAATGGCGATCATCGCACGCAGGAATGCCGTCATGTCCTTGCGGTAGCCCTCGGCGGTCTTCTTGATGAGCTCGTAGTCCAGTTCCCTTGCCATAGTTCATGTCCTTTCTCGTAAAACGTTGGATGGGGACCGCCTCGCCCCTCCCTCGGATGTGTGTCATGCGGAGCTGCGGGCAAGGCGAGGCGGCGCCTCGCTCGCAGCATACGTTGACCTACTTGGCCCAGGCACCGTCCCAGACGATCTGGCGATAGCGCTCGGGATCGGTGTCACCCTCGGTCGAGAAGAGCAGAACCTGGGAGTTCTTGTCCAGCTCGAGGGCCTCGCGCAGCTCGGCATAGGCGGGGTCGCACATGAGGGCGCTGATGGCCCCCATGCCCACGGCTCCGGACTCGCCGGACGTGACCGCAGGATCGCCCTTCACGGGAGCGGCGAGCTTGCGCATGCCCTCGGCGCTGACCCAGTCGGGGCAGGAGAGGAAGGCCGTGGCGTGGTTTCTGAGGATGTCCCAGCCGATGGTGTTGGGCTCGCCGCAGGCGAGGCCGGCCATGATGGTCTGGAGGTCGCCACCCACGATGCGGGGGCTGCCGTCGGCGGCCTTGGCACCCTGGTAGAGGCAGTCGGCCGCGGCGGCCTCCATGATGACGAACTTGGGGGGGTTGGAGGGGAAGAGGTTGGTGAAGTAGCCCACCATGGAGCTTGCGAGCGAGCCCACGCCGGCCTGGACGAAGACGTGCGTGGGGCGGTTCACCTCGAGCGAGCGGAGCTGCTCGGCGGCCTCGGCGGCCATGGTGCCGTAGCCCTGCATGATCCAGGCGGGAATCTCCTCGTAGCCGTCCCAGGCGGTGTCCTGGACCACGACGCCGTGCTCGGTCTTGGCAGCCTCGGCGGCGGCCATGCGGACGCAGTCGTCGTAGTTGACGTCCTCGATGGTGACCTCGGCGCCCTCCTTGGCGATGTTATCGAAGCGCGTCTTGGTCGAGCCCTTGGGCATGTGCACGACGGCCCTCTGGTGCAGCTTGTTGGCCGCCCAGGCGACGCCGCGCCCGTGGTTGCCATCGGTGGCGGTGAAGAACGTCGCCTGGCCGAAGTCGT
This is a stretch of genomic DNA from Thermophilibacter immobilis. It encodes these proteins:
- the dpaL gene encoding diaminopropionate ammonia-lyase, with product MSEKIEWVTNHMPKSEDEKLAVMTTDNVAKAQAFHRGFPQYSVTPLANLSGMAKHVGLGGLFVKDESYRFGLNAFKVLGGSFAMARYIAQEMGKDVSEMTYDYLTSRQFQDDFGQATFFTATDGNHGRGVAWAANKLHQRAVVHMPKGSTKTRFDNIAKEGAEVTIEDVNYDDCVRMAAAEAAKTEHGVVVQDTAWDGYEEIPAWIMQGYGTMAAEAAEQLRSLEVNRPTHVFVQAGVGSLASSMVGYFTNLFPSNPPKFVIMEAAAADCLYQGAKAADGSPRIVGGDLQTIMAGLACGEPNTIGWDILRNHATAFLSCPDWVSAEGMRKLAAPVKGDPAVTSGESGAVGMGAISALMCDPAYAELREALELDKNSQVLLFSTEGDTDPERYRQIVWDGAWAK
- a CDS encoding YgeY family selenium metabolism-linked hydrolase; its protein translation is MARELDYELIKKTAEGYRKDMTAFLRAMIAIPSESAEEEGVIRRIKQEMEKLDFDEVQIDGLGNVIGFMGTGDKIMCLDGHIDTVGIGNRDNWTHDPYEGYETDDLIYGRGGSDQEGGLCASVYAAKMMKDLDLIPEGYKVMVSGDVMEEDCDGLCWQYIVNKDGIRPEFVISTEPTDGGIYRGHRGRMEIRVDVRGVSCHGSAPERGDNAIYKMADVVNDVRELNNNGYAESTQIKGLAKMLDPKFNPDHYEDARFLGRGSCTVSQIFYTSPSRCAVADSCAISIDRRMTAGETWEGCLEEVKNLPAVKKYGDDVKVTMYMYDRPAWTGEVYETECYFPTWINKESAPHVKALVDAHKALFGDKRIGCEASMDLRNRPLVDKWTFSTNCVAIQGRYGIPCVGFGPGAESQAHAPNEITYKDDLVTSAALYVAALNLYDGSAASDDDATEFRADLTDNDIK